A genomic window from Methanovulcanius yangii includes:
- a CDS encoding 4Fe-4S binding protein: MSSSVIWYLKEFARGEWLRKFFFVKTAPLETPPHFRGFPQTTENLCTHCLACRMICPAPGAIDVLREGEVWMPHIHLGHCIRCGLCVEACPENVLTSGRILDVQKRDQTMYASTFHVIIDPALCKRCGNCSVACPVNKEIDPYLAGTGTASSEEVIMRIIRGEMRVIHPEKCTGCKTCEETCPNHAIRVARVVRGIHGDKGVLEESS; this comes from the coding sequence ATGAGTTCATCCGTCATCTGGTATCTGAAGGAATTCGCCCGGGGAGAATGGCTGAGGAAATTCTTCTTCGTGAAGACTGCCCCACTTGAGACTCCCCCGCATTTCAGGGGATTTCCGCAGACCACCGAAAACCTCTGCACCCACTGCCTTGCCTGCCGCATGATCTGTCCCGCCCCGGGGGCGATCGATGTTCTCCGGGAAGGAGAGGTATGGATGCCCCATATCCATCTTGGTCACTGCATCCGGTGCGGTCTCTGTGTGGAGGCATGTCCTGAAAATGTGCTCACCTCCGGAAGAATCCTTGATGTCCAGAAAAGGGATCAGACCATGTATGCATCGACCTTCCATGTCATCATAGATCCTGCTCTGTGCAAACGGTGCGGAAACTGCTCTGTTGCCTGCCCCGTCAACAAGGAGATCGACCCCTACCTCGCCGGAACCGGCACCGCTTCCAGCGAAGAGGTGATCATGCGCATTATCCGTGGTGAGATGAGAGTCATTCATCCGGAGAAATGTACCGGGTGCAAGACGTGTGAAGAGACCTGTCCCAATCATGCCATCCGTGTGGCGCGGGTTGTCCGGGGGATTCATGGTGACAAGGGTGTCCTGGAGGAGAGCTCATGA
- a CDS encoding molybdopterin dinucleotide binding domain-containing protein: MKFIMNTGRTIRQGKHIESKLGSAYSDETGTCFMHPMDMLALGVEENENVKASTGVGEVVLTVKTDEGLPEGMIFIPYGRHCNAILPSTTHSTGMPDYKHSDIEVIATDEKRKSAAELMRDMGGISYENH; the protein is encoded by the coding sequence ATGAAGTTCATCATGAATACGGGACGCACCATCCGTCAGGGCAAGCACATCGAAAGCAAACTTGGAAGCGCCTACAGCGACGAGACGGGAACCTGTTTCATGCACCCGATGGACATGCTGGCTCTTGGTGTCGAGGAGAATGAAAACGTGAAGGCATCAACGGGTGTAGGTGAGGTGGTGCTGACAGTAAAAACGGATGAAGGGCTGCCCGAAGGAATGATATTCATCCCGTATGGCCGCCACTGCAATGCCATTCTCCCGTCGACGACGCACAGTACGGGAATGCCTGACTACAAGCACTCAGATATTGAGGTCATCGCCACCGATGAGAAACGGAAGAGTGCCGCTGAGCTGATGCGGGATATGGGGGGGATCTCCTATGAAAACCATTGA
- a CDS encoding formylmethanofuran dehydrogenase subunit B yields the protein MKTIEDMVCPFCGCLCDDVTLTVENDMIIAADNCCTVGNAKFMGKNRLKSPIIRKNGAWEETGYEEAVQYAVDTLLDADRPLMFGWSGTHGEAQCIGVHMNELIGGVIDSTTSVCHGPSILAIQEVGHPGCTLGQVKNRADLIIYWGCNPVEGHPRHMSRYTVYADGYFLDNSFRDRKVIVVDVRETETAKIADEFVRIKPGGDYAVISALRAIVRGKGDIIPESVAGVSREQLFKVAELCKTCKFGALFFGLGLTMVKGKYKNVRNAIELVDELNRHTKFTLTPMRGHWNVYGSNEVFTWMTGYPYAVDFCRGVAFYNPGETSAIDILARKECDACLVVASDPGAHFPRACVEHMKDIPTIVIDPFQTLTTTVATLQIPVAVTGIDAEGTAYRMDGIPLKVKKALDLGYPSDEEILSRIYGKMMEVKSR from the coding sequence ATGAAAACCATTGAGGATATGGTCTGTCCGTTCTGTGGTTGTCTCTGTGATGATGTGACCCTGACGGTTGAAAATGACATGATCATTGCCGCCGACAACTGCTGCACCGTCGGAAATGCAAAATTCATGGGGAAAAACCGCCTGAAGTCCCCCATCATCAGGAAGAACGGTGCATGGGAGGAGACCGGGTATGAGGAGGCCGTTCAGTACGCGGTCGACACGCTCCTTGATGCTGATCGTCCTCTGATGTTCGGCTGGTCCGGGACTCACGGAGAGGCGCAGTGTATCGGCGTTCACATGAACGAGCTCATCGGCGGAGTCATCGACAGCACCACCTCCGTCTGTCACGGACCATCCATCCTTGCGATTCAGGAGGTAGGGCATCCGGGCTGCACCCTCGGACAGGTGAAGAACCGCGCCGACCTGATCATCTACTGGGGGTGCAATCCGGTGGAAGGGCATCCGCGTCATATGAGCCGGTACACGGTGTATGCGGACGGGTATTTCCTCGACAACTCCTTCAGGGATCGCAAGGTAATCGTCGTCGATGTCCGTGAAACGGAGACGGCAAAAATTGCGGACGAATTCGTGCGCATCAAACCCGGCGGCGATTATGCCGTCATCTCGGCACTCCGTGCCATCGTCCGTGGAAAAGGGGACATCATCCCCGAGTCGGTTGCAGGCGTGAGCAGGGAACAGCTTTTCAAAGTGGCGGAGCTCTGCAAGACCTGCAAGTTCGGGGCGCTCTTCTTCGGCCTTGGTCTTACCATGGTGAAGGGCAAATACAAGAACGTCCGCAATGCCATCGAACTTGTCGATGAACTGAACCGCCATACGAAGTTTACCCTCACCCCCATGCGTGGCCACTGGAATGTGTACGGGTCGAATGAAGTCTTTACGTGGATGACGGGATATCCGTATGCAGTGGATTTCTGCCGGGGAGTGGCGTTCTACAATCCCGGAGAGACCTCTGCCATCGATATCCTTGCGCGAAAGGAGTGCGATGCGTGCCTCGTGGTGGCAAGCGATCCGGGGGCGCATTTCCCCCGGGCCTGTGTCGAACATATGAAGGACATACCGACGATCGTCATCGATCCCTTCCAGACGCTCACGACGACGGTGGCAACCCTCCAGATTCCGGTAGCGGTCACCGGCATCGATGCGGAGGGGACGGCATACCGTATGGACGGTATTCCCCTGAAAGTGAAAAAAGCGCTGGATTTGGGGTATCCGAGTGACGAGGAGATCCTGTCGAGAATTTATGGGAAGATGATGGAGGTGAAGAGTCGATGA
- a CDS encoding formylmethanofuran dehydrogenase subunit A, with the protein MSELLIKNGYVIDPLGGISGEIMDIAVRDGKIVESVGSSADVIDAHGMLTLPGGIDSHTHICGTKVNFGRYMSPEDMRAGRTTRKGDMHATSGFSVPTTYGNSYRYARMGYTTLLEGAMAPMEARHTHEEFQYTPLQDCMANTLFDGNWQALEAIGNKDIKRLAGIIAWYLTASKGFAVKLTNPGGTESWGFGRDVSCIHKRIEHFNVSPREIITSMIEANEMLGLPHSVHLHCNNLGKPGNYLCTLDTYNSIPDLNDKRQSLYSTHVQFHSYGGTSWHDFCSKAEDIARSVNNKPHIVIDTGQVMFGKTTTMTADGPMEFNLYRLYHNKWSNHDVELETGSGVIPVLYSRKNLVNSIMWAIGLELGLLVESPWQCILATDNPNGAPFVRYPEVMALLMSKKYRDAEFATVDPGTESRVSLPALDREFDWEEIVIATRSAQARALGLVDHGKGHLAEGADADIAIYPIDVASTDPAQDYESVINGFSMTDYTIKMGHVVARKGTCTIDYSNRTFWVRPRVPENYDMGRDPEFIDSFNKYYSMRMANYPVQDEYTKRNVCIETEVSL; encoded by the coding sequence ATGAGCGAACTTCTCATTAAAAACGGGTACGTGATCGACCCGCTGGGCGGCATTTCCGGCGAGATTATGGATATCGCCGTACGGGACGGGAAGATCGTTGAATCGGTCGGAAGTTCGGCCGATGTCATCGACGCCCATGGCATGCTCACTCTTCCCGGAGGTATCGATTCCCACACCCATATCTGCGGGACCAAGGTGAACTTCGGCCGGTACATGAGTCCCGAGGACATGCGGGCTGGCAGGACGACCCGGAAGGGTGATATGCATGCCACCTCGGGATTTTCCGTCCCGACGACCTACGGGAACAGTTACCGGTATGCCCGGATGGGGTATACGACCCTCCTCGAGGGGGCGATGGCACCCATGGAGGCCCGCCACACCCACGAGGAATTCCAGTATACACCGCTGCAGGACTGTATGGCAAATACCCTTTTTGACGGCAACTGGCAGGCGCTGGAGGCCATCGGAAACAAGGATATCAAGCGTCTGGCTGGAATTATCGCATGGTATCTGACCGCTTCGAAGGGATTTGCCGTCAAACTCACCAATCCCGGCGGAACCGAGTCATGGGGATTCGGGCGCGATGTCTCATGTATTCACAAGCGCATTGAGCACTTCAATGTCTCGCCGCGTGAGATCATCACCTCGATGATTGAAGCGAACGAGATGCTGGGTCTTCCCCATTCCGTCCACCTTCACTGCAACAATCTCGGCAAACCGGGGAACTACCTCTGTACCCTTGACACCTACAACTCGATACCGGACCTGAACGACAAGAGGCAGTCGCTCTATTCAACGCATGTGCAGTTCCATTCCTACGGGGGGACGTCATGGCACGACTTCTGCTCGAAGGCGGAGGATATCGCCCGCTCGGTGAACAACAAGCCGCATATCGTCATCGATACCGGTCAGGTGATGTTCGGGAAGACCACGACGATGACTGCCGACGGCCCGATGGAGTTCAACCTCTACCGGTTGTATCATAATAAATGGAGCAACCATGATGTCGAGCTCGAGACAGGTTCCGGGGTCATACCTGTTCTCTACAGCAGAAAAAATCTGGTCAATTCAATCATGTGGGCCATTGGTCTTGAACTGGGCCTGCTTGTTGAGAGCCCGTGGCAGTGTATCCTTGCAACCGACAATCCGAACGGTGCGCCCTTTGTCCGGTACCCCGAGGTGATGGCGCTTCTGATGAGCAAAAAATACCGGGATGCTGAGTTTGCAACGGTTGATCCGGGGACGGAATCACGCGTGTCACTTCCTGCTCTCGACAGGGAATTTGACTGGGAGGAGATCGTCATTGCAACACGGTCTGCACAGGCCCGGGCGCTCGGTCTCGTGGATCATGGAAAAGGGCATCTTGCGGAGGGAGCGGATGCCGATATTGCGATCTATCCGATCGATGTTGCGTCGACGGACCCCGCGCAGGACTATGAATCTGTCATCAATGGCTTTTCAATGACCGATTATACCATCAAGATGGGTCATGTGGTGGCACGCAAGGGCACCTGTACCATCGATTACTCGAATCGTACCTTCTGGGTCCGCCCACGGGTTCCTGAGAATTATGATATGGGCCGCGACCCCGAATTCATCGACAGTTTCAACAAGTACTATTCCATGAGGATGGCGAATTATCCGGTACAGGATGAGTATACGAAACGCAATGTCTGTATCGAGACGGAGGTGTCGCTATGA
- a CDS encoding formylmethanofuran dehydrogenase subunit C, with protein sequence MRVIMEVRERHRPNLPIEAECIVPKNFVGPERTFYVWKGNKKLELRDVFRIRRDGHANSVDKVEIIIRGDSSHIKRIGEYMDGGKITIEGDIGMHCGNFMSDGVIEIRGNADSWLGREMNGGTIICHGNAGDYAGSGYRGEKHGMKGGTIEIMGDAGDFAGETLAGGEIIIHGDAGDMPGVDMKDGTLVIKGDCSRPCGNMTGGTCTVLGTVHDMLPTFRNEGTQQRGDQVLTRFTGDHISRGLGTLYINKFKYID encoded by the coding sequence ATGAGAGTCATCATGGAAGTCAGGGAACGGCATCGGCCGAACCTTCCCATCGAGGCGGAATGTATCGTCCCGAAGAACTTTGTGGGGCCGGAGCGGACGTTTTACGTCTGGAAGGGAAACAAAAAGCTCGAACTGCGGGATGTCTTCCGTATCCGTCGTGACGGTCACGCCAATTCGGTCGATAAGGTGGAGATTATCATCCGTGGCGACAGCTCCCATATCAAACGCATCGGGGAGTACATGGATGGAGGGAAGATCACCATCGAGGGCGATATCGGGATGCACTGTGGCAATTTCATGAGTGACGGTGTCATTGAGATCAGGGGCAATGCCGACTCATGGTTGGGCCGGGAGATGAACGGCGGAACGATCATCTGCCATGGAAATGCCGGTGATTATGCCGGGTCCGGGTATCGCGGTGAAAAGCACGGGATGAAAGGGGGTACCATCGAGATCATGGGGGATGCCGGTGATTTTGCCGGAGAAACCCTTGCCGGCGGGGAGATCATCATCCATGGTGATGCCGGGGATATGCCCGGTGTCGACATGAAAGACGGCACCCTCGTCATCAAAGGCGACTGTTCCCGGCCCTGCGGGAATATGACCGGAGGCACCTGTACGGTACTGGGGACCGTTCATGATATGCTCCCGACCTTCAGGAATGAAGGGACACAACAGCGGGGCGATCAGGTCCTGACCAGATTCACGGGTGACCATATCTCCCGGGGACTGGGAACACTTTATATAAACAAATTCAAATATATTGATTGA
- a CDS encoding DNA helicase PriA — protein MLRHTCGYEADVHCRKCGRELIYHEKNGLYCPYCGRKVTMICPGCGKPWL, from the coding sequence ATGCTCAGGCACACCTGTGGATATGAGGCTGATGTTCACTGCCGGAAATGCGGACGTGAACTGATCTATCATGAAAAAAACGGACTGTACTGTCCATATTGCGGAAGAAAGGTCACCATGATCTGCCCGGGGTGCGGCAAGCCCTGGTTATAG
- a CDS encoding DUF1922 domain-containing protein has protein sequence MYLVIRCPNCGTFTYVDQYQEWKLCAICGETINSRRAEIYLDLHNHRDAEAVVHELERFLHTTGKHDLSEEEKVGLQTAYARWIRTNTL, from the coding sequence ATGTACCTAGTCATACGATGTCCGAACTGCGGTACGTTCACCTATGTCGACCAGTACCAGGAATGGAAATTGTGTGCCATATGCGGAGAAACAATCAATTCCCGACGTGCAGAGATCTATCTTGATCTTCACAACCACCGCGATGCTGAGGCGGTCGTGCATGAACTGGAGCGGTTCCTTCACACAACAGGAAAGCATGATCTCAGCGAAGAAGAAAAGGTGGGCCTGCAGACCGCATATGCCCGCTGGATACGGACAAACACCCTATAA
- a CDS encoding coenzyme F420-0:L-glutamate ligase: MSLEIIPVEGLPMIKKGDDLPALIAACVDVRDGDILCVASSVYSKSKGHCRRLADITPTEKAAGIGEKCGEDPRFIQAILDETDDIILEYPFLLCQLPHGHVGVRAGVDNSNVDRGLIILLPPNPMGAAEDLRQGIKNVCGADVRVIVTDTCGRSFRRGQTGVAIGWSGMPAIQDYRGDTDLFGRVLEITEEAVVDEIAGIANFVMGESHRGVPAVVCRNFPEWEGHDELYFTPEEDITRRALKKMN; the protein is encoded by the coding sequence ATGAGTCTAGAAATAATTCCGGTGGAGGGACTCCCGATGATTAAAAAAGGGGACGATCTTCCTGCATTGATCGCCGCCTGTGTTGATGTCAGAGACGGGGATATTCTCTGTGTGGCATCGTCCGTCTACTCGAAATCAAAAGGGCACTGCCGGCGGCTTGCCGATATCACGCCGACGGAGAAGGCAGCAGGTATCGGGGAGAAATGCGGCGAGGACCCCCGGTTTATCCAGGCAATTCTCGATGAAACCGATGACATCATCCTCGAGTATCCGTTCCTCCTCTGCCAGCTGCCGCATGGCCATGTCGGGGTGCGTGCCGGTGTGGACAATTCGAATGTTGACAGGGGTCTCATCATTCTCCTCCCGCCCAACCCCATGGGAGCAGCCGAAGACCTGAGACAGGGCATCAAGAACGTCTGTGGTGCGGATGTGCGGGTGATCGTCACCGATACCTGCGGACGATCCTTCCGGCGCGGACAGACCGGTGTTGCCATCGGGTGGAGCGGCATGCCGGCAATCCAGGACTACCGCGGGGATACGGATCTCTTCGGACGGGTTCTTGAGATAACCGAAGAGGCGGTTGTGGATGAGATCGCAGGTATTGCAAACTTTGTGATGGGTGAGAGTCACCGTGGTGTTCCGGCTGTCGTGTGCAGGAATTTCCCCGAATGGGAAGGCCATGATGAACTGTACTTTACCCCCGAAGAGGATATCACGCGCAGGGCGCTAAAAAAGATGAATTAG
- a CDS encoding preprotein translocase subunit Sec61beta — protein sequence MAKKSGGRLVSSAGLVTYYDSEDRRAIQISPQSVMIVAAVIGIATILLNAFF from the coding sequence ATGGCAAAGAAGAGTGGTGGAAGACTCGTATCCTCTGCAGGTCTTGTGACATATTATGACAGCGAAGACCGCAGAGCAATTCAAATCTCACCGCAATCAGTGATGATCGTTGCCGCTGTCATCGGAATCGCAACAATACTCCTGAATGCATTTTTCTAA
- a CDS encoding amidohydrolase family protein has product MGGEYTLEGRALVGELFEEQKVALHIRDGVIIEIEERHTVPERWVCPAFFNAHTHIADTVAMDIDAPGSLAELVAPPDGLKHRLLRTTGTDAMIHAMRGTVDVMRMTGTSGFADFREGGPAGVAALRTALGGSGMDAVIFGRDGGEADADGLGISSVREHGAGTGDLVARARSAGKMVALHAGEKHSRDVEEAIALEPDLLVHCTHATDRQLRMIADAGIPVAVCPRSNWRLGVASSPEFPPIRRMLDIGCNVVLGTDNVMFVQPDMGAEMSFVSYVYGLEPATILGMATAGAALAGASYLIAEQNKAHFITVDGARGNALFSKNIARSVVNRLNSLSFEGTILN; this is encoded by the coding sequence ATGGGAGGGGAATACACTCTCGAGGGGCGGGCGCTTGTCGGGGAATTATTTGAAGAACAGAAGGTCGCTCTTCATATCCGGGACGGTGTCATCATCGAGATTGAGGAGAGGCACACGGTCCCGGAGCGGTGGGTCTGTCCGGCTTTTTTCAATGCCCATACCCATATCGCCGATACGGTCGCCATGGACATCGACGCGCCCGGTAGCCTTGCAGAACTCGTGGCTCCGCCGGACGGGCTGAAACACCGGCTGCTGAGAACGACCGGAACGGATGCTATGATCCATGCGATGCGTGGGACTGTGGACGTGATGCGGATGACGGGAACATCCGGGTTTGCGGATTTCCGGGAGGGGGGTCCTGCCGGAGTGGCCGCCCTGAGGACCGCCCTCGGGGGGTCGGGCATGGACGCCGTCATCTTCGGAAGGGACGGCGGAGAAGCGGATGCCGACGGGCTCGGCATCTCATCCGTCCGCGAACATGGCGCGGGGACAGGGGACCTGGTCGCCCGGGCGCGCAGTGCCGGAAAAATGGTTGCATTGCATGCCGGCGAGAAACACAGCCGTGATGTGGAAGAGGCAATCGCCCTGGAACCTGATCTTCTGGTGCACTGCACCCATGCCACCGATCGCCAGCTGAGAATGATCGCCGATGCGGGGATTCCCGTTGCCGTCTGTCCCCGGTCGAACTGGCGGCTTGGAGTTGCATCGTCCCCTGAGTTTCCCCCCATCCGCAGGATGCTGGATATCGGATGCAACGTCGTTCTCGGGACAGACAATGTCATGTTCGTCCAGCCGGACATGGGAGCGGAGATGTCCTTTGTAAGCTATGTCTATGGTCTCGAACCGGCGACAATCCTTGGAATGGCTACGGCGGGCGCAGCCCTTGCGGGAGCGTCCTACTTGATTGCCGAGCAGAATAAAGCACATTTCATTACTGTCGATGGTGCTCGTGGCAATGCGCTTTTTTCTAAAAATATTGCGAGATCCGTCGTAAATCGACTAAATTCACTCTCGTTTGAAGGAACTATTTTAAATTGA
- a CDS encoding universal stress protein, whose translation MYKKILVAVDGSDISRKTLKIAVDEAKVWGSDLTVVYVLETGMFEDIPADQKMEYIRNLFEQQGNNVFEYAEDLGKEAGVSVDTIFKEGHAGIEIIHAAEETGADLIVVGSHGRSDIEQILLGSVSAHVVRHSKISTLVVRV comes from the coding sequence GTGTACAAGAAAATACTGGTTGCGGTAGACGGCTCCGATATCAGTCGTAAGACCCTGAAAATCGCTGTTGATGAGGCGAAGGTATGGGGCAGTGATCTTACTGTCGTTTATGTGCTTGAAACCGGTATGTTCGAAGACATCCCAGCCGATCAGAAGATGGAGTATATCCGGAATCTGTTCGAACAGCAGGGAAACAATGTCTTTGAGTATGCCGAGGACCTCGGAAAGGAGGCTGGCGTCAGTGTTGATACCATCTTCAAAGAGGGCCATGCGGGAATTGAGATCATCCATGCCGCTGAGGAGACCGGTGCCGACCTGATTGTCGTCGGATCGCATGGCAGGAGCGATATAGAACAGATTCTCCTCGGGAGTGTATCTGCCCATGTTGTTCGTCACAGCAAAATCAGTACTCTGGTGGTGAGAGTATAG
- a CDS encoding CBS domain-containing protein → MTTDVVTVEIPGNRDEVLRILKRTGISGVPVLKEGVLVGIITRKDLLRKPDEMQLGLLMTPDPITITPDATIAEAAEILTRNNFRRLPVIEDGSLVGLISVSDIVGAIAQMKIAHEIKNRFMTHTFALWENTPLPLVGRIMEMSGYDAVPILNENAQLTGIISELDLIRHSCIEDSVEVSDFSNGTDDDEWTWESIRDMHTISYGISKVQLPNKPVREAMVTDVVAVPLNAEISECALKMKRARVDQLPVVNGDKKMISMLYDRDLIRILVNGDAANAV, encoded by the coding sequence ATGACCACCGATGTCGTCACCGTCGAGATCCCCGGAAACCGGGATGAGGTTCTCAGAATTCTCAAGCGAACCGGCATCAGTGGCGTTCCCGTCCTGAAAGAGGGTGTACTGGTCGGGATCATCACCAGAAAGGATCTTCTCCGAAAGCCGGATGAGATGCAGCTCGGTCTTCTGATGACCCCCGACCCCATCACGATTACCCCGGATGCAACCATCGCAGAAGCGGCGGAAATCCTCACAAGGAACAATTTCCGCAGGCTTCCGGTCATAGAAGACGGGAGTCTCGTGGGTCTTATCAGTGTGTCGGATATCGTCGGTGCCATCGCCCAGATGAAGATTGCCCATGAGATCAAGAACCGGTTCATGACACATACCTTTGCCCTGTGGGAAAACACTCCGCTTCCTCTGGTGGGAAGAATCATGGAGATGTCCGGGTATGATGCGGTTCCGATCCTCAACGAAAATGCGCAGCTGACAGGTATCATCTCCGAACTTGATCTCATTCGTCATTCATGTATTGAAGACAGTGTCGAGGTCAGTGATTTCTCGAACGGAACGGATGATGACGAATGGACGTGGGAGTCCATCCGGGATATGCACACCATATCCTACGGGATATCCAAGGTTCAGCTTCCGAACAAACCTGTCCGTGAGGCGATGGTCACCGATGTTGTAGCCGTTCCCCTGAATGCAGAAATCAGTGAATGTGCCCTGAAGATGAAGCGCGCACGTGTTGATCAGCTTCCGGTCGTCAACGGCGACAAAAAAATGATTTCAATGCTGTATGACCGGGATCTCATCCGGATCCTTGTCAATGGCGATGCTGCGAATGCGGTCTGA
- the psmB gene encoding archaeal proteasome endopeptidase complex subunit beta yields MAELSETISKGTTTVGIVFKDGVVLATERRATMGNMIASKKAKKVYQIADRIGMTTAGGVGDAQQLARLMQVECSLYEIRRGRSMTVGAAATLLSNVLNQNRMYPFYVQLLVGGFDKTGASVYSVDALGGASLEEDIVATGSGSPFAYGVLEDRFTKDMSRDEAVDLAKRALKSAIRRDSASGESICVVVITKDQYLEYSEEDI; encoded by the coding sequence ATGGCAGAACTTTCTGAAACAATAAGTAAAGGAACCACTACGGTCGGAATCGTGTTCAAGGATGGAGTTGTTCTTGCTACTGAACGCCGGGCCACGATGGGGAACATGATTGCCAGCAAAAAGGCGAAAAAGGTCTATCAGATAGCCGACCGTATCGGAATGACGACGGCCGGCGGCGTGGGTGACGCACAGCAGCTGGCACGCCTGATGCAGGTGGAATGCTCCCTCTATGAGATCCGCAGAGGACGGTCCATGACGGTCGGCGCCGCAGCGACCCTTCTTTCGAATGTGCTGAACCAGAATCGCATGTACCCGTTTTATGTGCAGCTTCTCGTCGGCGGGTTTGACAAGACCGGGGCAAGTGTCTATTCGGTCGATGCCCTCGGCGGCGCTTCACTTGAAGAGGATATTGTGGCGACCGGGTCGGGATCGCCCTTTGCCTACGGTGTCCTTGAAGACCGGTTTACCAAGGATATGTCCCGGGATGAAGCGGTTGACCTTGCAAAACGGGCACTGAAATCTGCGATACGCCGCGATTCGGCTTCGGGCGAATCCATCTGTGTTGTTGTGATCACCAAAGACCAATATCTGGAATATAGTGAGGAGGACATCTGA